The proteins below come from a single Vanessa atalanta chromosome 21, ilVanAtal1.2, whole genome shotgun sequence genomic window:
- the LOC125072186 gene encoding uncharacterized protein LOC125072186 → MPVEAFVLSKLTSFLPNNTTSITDWPEIENLSLADPQFGEPSRVDIILGVDILSQIILEGLKKHPSKCGLIAQNTQLGWILSGRIHKTNKYNKIINLHLQLEEDQLLTKFWEIERGPENIVKKMTRDETICEEFFEKTTKRDEEGRYIVRLPFKEEDPQCFKGETKEIALRRFKLLERKLIKNPALYDDYKKVIEDYIIQGHIIKVSNSDSNSRAFYLPHHAVVREDKETTKVRCVFDASCKGSNNVSLNSCFIIGPKLQQDLRHILMRWRLHPYCVVADIVQMYRQIRVHSDDSDCLRILWRFDPNKPIETYKHVRLTFGTSCAPYLAVKCLQQLAIDEKSKYPIAAKITLQDFYMDDLLTGGDDEVEIIDIYDQMNKLMNAGGFCLQKWCTNSEKLLNHIKADKIRSDQAVIFKENNMIKVLGICWNKNTDNFEYLHHLPEADMPITKRKVLSDIARLYDPLGWIAPVIITAKIYMQKLWKSGLAWDDNLTPDLLKEWLAFRRDLVNVQGIMIPRWLQVKRDYYVELHAFADASQAAYAAAVYMKSRDEIGNVRVHLITARTRVAPVEKEISIPRLELCAALLAAQLMFEVSQVLNIPKEQLRAWSDSTIVLAWISGEPSRWTTFVSNRVSELLTILNRDQWNHVNSKENPADCASRGIQAEDLKDLNLWWCGPSWLKEINEYKSYKSSDFITNEEQRSIKNMSAVVQIKEEEFLWTKFSNLQRLLRVLSYCRRVLLWRIPNKMKLLPENITPEERNTVLRICADKELREMFNKATSDFSTEIKTLLANEGTTWHYIPPQAPNFGGLWEAGVRSTKFHLKRVIGDTTLTYEELSTVLTQIEACLNSRPFCQLSDNSDDVLPLTPGHFLIGEPLITIPDEDYSKSNITGLQRWKLVQKMLNDFWKRWSAEYLITLNQRFKWLSKRAEPEIGDIVIIRDENLPPAKWLLGKIEEKHSGKDNITRVVTVKTKNGLLKRACNKLCFLPMTESVNGD, encoded by the exons ATGCCAGTTGAAGCATTTGTCTTGAGTAAATTGACTTCCTTCTTACCAAATAATACAACTTCAATCACGGACTGGCCAGAAATTGAGAATTTATCACTGGCGGATCCGCAATTCGGAGAACCAAGCagagttgatattattttgggCGTTGACATTCTTAGCCAAATCATCTTAGAGGGTCTTAAGAAACATCCATCGAAGTGTGGCCTCATTGCACAGAACACGCAATTAGGTTGGATATTATCAGGACGTATTCAtaagactaataaatataataagattatcaATCTCCATCTACAATTGGAAGAGGACCAACTCTTAACCAAATTTTGGGAGATAGAAAGAGGACCAGAGAATATAGTTAAGAAAATGACAAGAGACGAGACAATTTGTGAAGAGTTTTttgaaaaaacaacaaaaagagATGAAGAAGGACGGTACATAGTAAGGTTACCATTTAAGGAAGAAGATCCACAGTGTTTTAAAGGTGAAACAAAAGAAATTGCACTAAGAAGATTTAAACTACTAGaacgaaaactaataaaaaatccaGCCTTATATGATGATTATAAAAAGGTGATAGAAGATTACATCATTCAAGGTCATATTATTAAGGTCTCGAATTCAGATTCGAATTCTAGAGCATTTTATCTTCCACATCACGCTGTTGTAAGAGAAGACAAAGAAACTACCAAGGTTCGATGTGTTTTTGACGCCTCTTGTAAAGGATCTAACAACGTTTCATTGAATAGCTGCTTTATCATAGGTCCTAAGCTTCAACAAGATCTTAGGCATATTTTAATGAGATGGAGACTTCATCCATACTGTGTTGTAGCTGATATTGTACAAATGTACAGGCAGATTCGTGTACATAGTGATGATTCAGATTGTCTGAGAATTTTGTGGAGATTTGATCCGAATAAACCCATAGAAACCTATAAACATGTAAGACTCACATTTGGTACCTCATGCGCACCATATTTAGCCGTAAAATGTCTGCAACAACTAGCAATAGATGAGAAGTCCAAGTACCCAATAGCAGCCAAGATAACTTTGCAAGATTTTTATATGGATGACTTATTAACGGGCGGTGATGACGAAGTTGAGATTATTGATATCTACGATCAAATGAACAAATTGATGAATGCTGGAGGCTTTTGTCTACAAAAGTGGTGCACAAATAGCGAGAAGTTACTTAATCACATCAAAGCAGATAAAATAAGATCAGATCAAGCTgtgatttttaaagaaaataatatgattaaagttCTAGGTATATGTTGgaataaaaatacagataattttgAATACTTGCATCATTTACCTGAAGCAGATATGCCCATAACGAAAAGGAAGGTATTATCAGATATCGCAAGATTGTACGATCCATTGGGATGGATTGCGCCTGTTATCATTACAGCCAAAATTTACATGCAGAAGTTGTGGAAGTCTGGTTTAGCTTGGGATGATAACCTTACACCAGACCTGTTAAAAGAGTGGCTAGCGTTTCGACGTGATTTGGTTAACGTACAAGGCATAATGATTCCAAGATGGTTGCAAGTAAAACGTGACTATTACGTAGAACTTCACGCATTTGCAGATGCTTCGCAAGCTGCCTATGCTGCTGCAGTTTACATGAAAAGTAGAGATGAAATAGGGAATGTTAGAGTTCATCTAATCACGGCAAGAACTAGAGTTGCCCCAGTGGAGAAAGAAATATCCATCCCACGTCTTGAACTATGTGCAGCTCTTCTTGCAGCTCAATTAATGTTTGAAGTGTCGCAAGTTCTTAACATTCCAAAGGAACAATTACGAGCTTGGTCCGATTCCACCATAGTGTTAGCATGGATAAGCGGCGAACCAAGTCGTTGGACGACGTTCGTCAGCAATAGAGTGTCAGAATTATTGACGATTCTAAATAGAGACCAATGGAATCATGTCAACTCAAAGGAGAATCCTGCTGATTGTGCATCAAGAGGAATTCAAGCCGAAGACTTGAAGGATCTCAATTTATGGTGGTGTGGCCCATCATGGCTCAAAGAGATTAATGAGTACAAATCATATAAATCCAGTGATTTTATAACTAACGAGGAACAAAGATCCATTAAGAATATGAGCGCAGTAGTTCAAATAAAGGAAGAGGAATTCCTGTGGACGAAATTTTCGAATTTGCAGAGACTATTGCGAGTTTTATCTTATTGTCGAAGAGTTCTGCTATGGAGAATACCAAATAAGATGAAACTCCTACCAGAAAACATTACGCCGGAAGAAAGGAACACAGTTTTACGAATTT GTGCTGATAAAGAATTGAGAGAGATGTTTAATAAGGCAACTTCTGACTTTTCTACGGAAATAAAAACCTTGCTAGCAAATGAAGGTACTACGTGGCACTATATACCACCTCAAGCACCAAATTTTGGAGGACTTTGGGAGGCCGGTGTTCGATCTACAAAGTTTCATCTCAAAAGAGTTATAGGTGACACTACTCTAACTTATGAAGAGCTTTCTACGGTACTGACACAGATAGAGGCGTGTTTGAATTCACGACCGTTTTGTCAATTGAGTGATAATTCGGATGACGTATTGCCACTAACTCCCGGTCATTTCCTTATTGGAGAACCATTGATAACAATTCCTGATGAAGATTACTCCAAAAGCAATATCACAGGTCTACAGCGATGGAAACTTgtacaaaaaatgttaaatgattTCTGGAAGAGATGGTCAGCTGAATATCTGATTACATTAAACCAACGGTTTAAGTGGTTATCGAAGAGAGCTGAACCAGAGATTGGTGATATAGTCATTATCAGAGACGAAAATTTGCCACCCGCAAAGTGGCTACTTGGAAAAATTGAGGAGAAGCACTCGGGGAAGGACAACATAACCCGTGTTGTTACAGTTAAAACCAAGAATGGTCTTCTCAAAAGAGCTTgtaacaaactttgttttttaccCATGACTGAGTCTGTCAATGGTGATTAA